A region of Bos javanicus breed banteng chromosome 17, ARS-OSU_banteng_1.0, whole genome shotgun sequence DNA encodes the following proteins:
- the NPY2R gene encoding neuropeptide Y receptor type 2, with translation MKMGPLGAEADENQTVEEMKVDQFGPGHTTLPGELAPDSEPELIDSTKLIEVQVVLILAYCSIILLGVIGNSLVIHVVIKFKSMRTVTNFFIANLAVADLLVNTLCLPFTLTYTLMGEWKMGPVLCHLVPYAQGLAVQVSTITLTVIALDRHRCIVYHLESKISKQISFLIIGLAWGVSALLASPLAIFREYSLIEIIPDFEIVACTEKWPGEEKGIYGTVYSLSSLLILYVLPLGIISFSYTRIWSKLKNHVSPGAAHDHYHQRRQKTTKMLLCVVVVFAVSWLPLHAFQLAVDIDSHVLDLKEYKLIFTVFHIIAMCSTFANPLLYGWMNSNYRKAFLSAFRCEQRLDAIHSEVSVTFKAKKHLQVTKNNGPNDSFTETTNV, from the coding sequence ATGAAAATGGGCCCATTAGGTGCAGAGGCTGATGAGAACCAGACAGTGGAAGAAATGAAAGTGGATCAGTTCGGTCCAGGACACACCACTCTTCCAGGGGAGCTGGCCCCTGACTCTGAACCAGAGCTTATCGACAGCACCAAGCTGATTGAGGTACAGGTTGTCCTTATATTGGCCTACTGCTCCATCATCTTGCTTGGGGTGATTGGCAATTCCTTGGTGATCCATGTGGTGATCAAATTCAAGAGCATGCGTACAGTAACCAACTTCTTTATTGCCAATCTGGCTGTGGCGGATCTTCTAGTGAACACCCTGTGCTTGCCATTTACACTTACCTACACCTTAATGGGGGAGTGGAAAATGGGTCCTGTCCTCTGCCACTTGGTGCCATATGCCCAGGGCCTGGCTGTACAAGTGTCCACCATCACCTTGACAGTGATTGCCCTGGACCGGCATCGTTGCATTGTCTACCACCTCGAGAGCAAGATTTCCAAGCAAATCagtttcttgattattggctTGGCCTGGGGTGTCAGTGCCCTGCTAGCAAGCCCCCTGGCCATCTTTCGGGAGTATTCACTGATTGAGATTATTCCTGACTTTGAGATTGTGGCCTGTACTGAGAAGTGGCCTGGAGAGGAGAAGGGCATCTATGGTACTGTCTACAGTCTTTCCTCCTTACTAATCCTGTATGTTTTGCCTCTGGGCATCATCTCTTTTTCCTACACTCGTATCTGGAGTAAGCTTAAGAACCATGTCAGTCCTGGAGCTGCTCATGACCACTACCATCAGCGGAGGCAAAAAACCACCAAAATGCtgctgtgtgtggtggtggtgtttgcGGTCAGCTGGTTGCCCCTCCATGCCTTCCAACTTGCTGTTGACATTGACAGCCACGTCTTGGACCTGAAGGAATACAAACTCATCTTCACTGTGTTCCACATCATTGCCATGTGCTCCACCTTTGCCAATCCCCTTCTCTACGGCTGGATGAACAGCAACTATAGAAAGGCTTTCCTCTCAGCGTTTCGCTGTGAGCAGAGGTTGGACGCCATTCACTCTGAGGTGTCTGTGACGTTCAAGGCTAAAAAGCACCTGCAAGTCACAAAGAATAATGGTCCCAACGATTCTTTCACTGAGACTACCAATGTCTAA